In one Candidatus Nitronereus thalassa genomic region, the following are encoded:
- a CDS encoding ABC transporter ATP-binding protein encodes MNSLFRTLGYLRPHRGLVLTTLSFAMLTTIFDLLPPWLIKVIIDDVIQAERNELLPWVLGGVILAYGLKNFLNSLRIRFNNILEQRVIFQLRQQVFHALQCLSISFYENRSTGEIMSRVMSDTEHVERIFIDGLESMLTATLTLVGITVLLFTLNWKLALCALIPIPILAISAVTFSRRVHGYYHEIRKNTADLSAYLQDALSGIRETMGFNRHDFERARFDQKSQAVNVSTLKAMLLWSVYSPGMIFIGSLGTVFVLWVGPSEVAAGRLSIGELVMFVSYLALFYVPINQIHSVNHLLQHALAASERIFDILDTEPDVIDRPGVQAPRGKLNGTVELNDVRFAYRPDVPVLNGINVTIPSGQRVALVGPSGAGKSTLIKLILRFYDVTDGFVSLGGTDVRDLPLTFVRNQIGLVQQEPFLFNGTVRENLAYSNPEATQSEIEAVAMAARAHDFILELPDKYDTWIGERGVKLSVGQKQRIAIARVLLKDPSVVIFDEATSNIDTETEVQIREALDVLTQGRTTIVIAHRLSTLQQVDRILVLNRGRLEQEGTHADLVNQDGLYRLLYEAQFAM; translated from the coding sequence GTGAACTCTCTTTTTCGTACCCTTGGCTATCTTCGTCCCCATCGTGGTTTAGTCCTGACCACCCTGTCCTTTGCCATGCTGACCACGATTTTTGATCTTCTTCCCCCGTGGTTGATTAAAGTCATTATCGATGATGTGATCCAAGCCGAGCGAAATGAATTGCTCCCGTGGGTACTGGGTGGGGTCATATTAGCGTATGGGCTGAAAAACTTCCTGAACTCTCTTCGGATCCGTTTTAATAATATTCTTGAGCAACGGGTCATTTTTCAATTGCGTCAGCAGGTCTTTCATGCACTGCAATGTTTGTCAATCAGCTTTTATGAAAACCGGTCAACCGGTGAGATTATGTCGCGGGTCATGAGTGATACTGAACATGTCGAGCGGATTTTTATTGATGGGCTAGAGAGTATGTTGACGGCCACTCTCACTCTTGTGGGGATTACCGTGCTTCTGTTTACGCTGAATTGGAAGCTTGCCTTATGTGCTCTGATCCCGATTCCCATTTTGGCCATTTCGGCGGTAACGTTCTCTCGGCGAGTGCATGGCTATTATCATGAGATTCGAAAAAACACCGCGGACTTAAGTGCTTACCTGCAAGATGCGTTGTCCGGTATCCGTGAAACCATGGGATTTAATCGGCACGACTTTGAGCGTGCACGATTCGACCAAAAAAGTCAGGCAGTCAATGTGAGCACTTTAAAAGCCATGCTGCTGTGGTCAGTGTATTCTCCCGGAATGATTTTCATTGGCAGTTTGGGGACGGTCTTTGTGCTCTGGGTGGGGCCAAGCGAAGTGGCTGCGGGCCGGTTATCGATTGGTGAATTGGTGATGTTTGTTTCTTATCTCGCCCTGTTTTATGTGCCCATTAACCAAATCCATTCGGTGAATCATCTGCTGCAGCATGCGCTTGCTGCGAGTGAACGCATCTTTGATATCCTCGATACGGAGCCAGATGTCATAGATCGTCCCGGCGTTCAAGCTCCCCGAGGAAAACTTAACGGAACGGTAGAGTTAAACGATGTTCGTTTTGCTTACCGTCCCGATGTTCCAGTGTTGAATGGCATTAATGTCACGATCCCTTCGGGGCAGCGGGTCGCATTGGTTGGACCCAGTGGTGCAGGGAAAAGCACTCTCATTAAATTGATCCTACGGTTTTATGATGTAACGGATGGGTTTGTTTCGTTGGGAGGAACTGATGTCCGAGATTTGCCGTTAACGTTTGTGAGAAATCAAATTGGTCTCGTGCAACAAGAACCCTTTTTATTTAACGGGACAGTGCGCGAGAACCTGGCCTATAGTAATCCGGAAGCAACCCAATCTGAAATCGAGGCGGTGGCGATGGCCGCCCGAGCGCATGACTTTATCTTGGAATTGCCGGATAAGTATGACACATGGATTGGTGAACGAGGGGTTAAGCTTTCGGTGGGGCAAAAACAACGGATTGCGATTGCGCGTGTGCTTCTGAAAGATCCTTCTGTGGTTATTTTCGATGAAGCCACCTCAAATATTGACACGGAAACCGAAGTGCAAATTCGAGAAGCCTTGGATGTGTTGACGCAAGGTCGGACTACTATTGTGATCGCACACAGGCTTTCCACGCTTCAACAGGTTGATCGTATTCTCGTCTTAAATCGAGGCCGTCTGGAACAGGAAGGAACGCATGCCGATCTTGTGAATCAAGATGGATTGTATCGACTTCTTTATGAAGCACAATTTGCGATGTAA
- the def gene encoding peptide deformylase, translating into MAVLPIAKIGNPVLRKIAKPISPDVIMTSAFQQFIDDMFETMYENDGIGLAAPQVSRSEQLVVMGCEGESGFPETVLINPKIVFYGPEQVEMWEGCLSVDGLRGKVTRPSSIRVEALDRHGQALDFEVTGLYGVCIQHEMDHLIGKVFLDRMTNLSTLTQLQEFDSYWKEESATVI; encoded by the coding sequence ATGGCGGTGTTGCCCATAGCCAAAATTGGGAATCCGGTTTTGCGAAAAATTGCGAAACCCATTTCGCCGGATGTCATCATGACGTCTGCGTTCCAGCAATTCATCGATGATATGTTTGAAACCATGTATGAAAATGATGGCATTGGGTTAGCAGCTCCACAGGTTTCACGGTCGGAACAATTGGTGGTCATGGGTTGTGAAGGAGAGTCTGGTTTCCCTGAAACCGTGTTGATCAATCCAAAAATTGTTTTTTATGGTCCCGAACAGGTGGAGATGTGGGAGGGCTGCTTAAGTGTCGATGGTCTGCGGGGAAAAGTGACTCGTCCTTCCTCTATCCGCGTCGAGGCGTTGGATCGACATGGCCAGGCACTGGATTTTGAAGTCACCGGCCTTTACGGTGTGTGCATCCAACATGAGATGGATCATTTGATTGGTAAGGTGTTTCTGGATCGGATGACCAATCTTTCAACACTCACTCAATTGCAGGAGTTTGACTCGTACTGGAAGGAAGAGTCGGCTACCGTGATCTAA
- a CDS encoding HEAT repeat domain-containing protein, protein MKIPSLVLLSCVLGIVFSAPAGGLAWESSSNGRIILVQIPYEAPPEPEFPEIPKATPAPDVLSEAELKRAEALLPLLEGQQELYIMGEFVHLGKPVVPVLVKALKLPGTRLRYNAIETLSMIKSPEAVPNLIETALDLDEMTRVRERALRVSVKLDPIQSIPALQTIVNDKNDTMRRAVAFLSRYVRDTEIPPLLIQLLGDSERYVAVTALESFWRLTRFSGKPHDWQGSTQEQRKQWALEWKDWWETALQNRENSPNSPSEKPIS, encoded by the coding sequence ATGAAAATTCCATCTTTGGTACTTTTGAGTTGTGTGTTGGGAATAGTTTTCAGTGCTCCTGCGGGGGGCTTGGCGTGGGAGAGTTCGTCCAATGGGAGAATTATTCTAGTTCAAATTCCCTATGAGGCCCCACCAGAACCGGAATTTCCGGAAATCCCAAAGGCTACACCAGCTCCCGATGTATTGTCAGAAGCCGAATTAAAACGCGCCGAAGCCTTGCTGCCTCTTTTGGAAGGGCAACAAGAGCTCTATATCATGGGAGAGTTTGTGCATCTTGGGAAGCCAGTGGTGCCGGTGTTGGTGAAGGCGCTGAAACTTCCTGGTACGAGGCTTCGATATAATGCGATTGAAACATTGTCCATGATTAAATCTCCCGAGGCGGTTCCGAACTTAATAGAAACGGCTCTGGATCTGGATGAGATGACCCGAGTGCGTGAACGTGCTCTTCGGGTGTCGGTGAAGTTGGATCCTATTCAATCCATTCCGGCGTTGCAAACTATTGTGAATGATAAAAATGATACCATGCGTCGAGCCGTGGCATTTTTGTCACGCTACGTCCGCGATACGGAAATTCCCCCTCTGTTGATCCAATTGCTTGGGGATTCCGAGCGATATGTGGCGGTCACTGCCCTGGAATCATTTTGGCGATTAACACGTTTTTCGGGAAAGCCTCATGATTGGCAAGGGTCAACACAAGAGCAGCGAAAACAATGGGCTCTGGAATGGAAAGACTGGTGGGAGACCGCCTTGCAAAATCGGGAAAATTCCCCAAATTCTCCATCAGAGAAACCCATATCCTAA
- a CDS encoding spermidine/putrescine ABC transporter substrate-binding protein codes for MVGCFFKMALRKMGMLAMTLPIFFGGVAGCGPSVDSSSVSETSQNAIEKKLYYFTWSDYVDQVLLDGFKAKTGITVVVDTFSSNEELLAKVQSGMSGYDVVVPSDFMVSIMAHQGLLAKLDHQKIPNIQFIETFLKKLPFDPAQEYAVPYFWGTVGIGYDSDVIDEPPRSWDILWDSRFKGRISMLNDQREVFGMALRSLGYSLNSQDPMRIEQAKQKLIAQKPLVRMYTSETFDHLLVSGDIVLAHAWGGPVARAMQERPSIQYVVPQEGGTIWTDCLVVLESSSRKSMAWKFIDYLIETEVAHATSERLLFASANRLVKSLVAPSVRNNPAVYPPQEVIDRMEWMVDTGEAIRYYDRAWTELKVH; via the coding sequence ATGGTGGGCTGTTTCTTCAAGATGGCATTAAGAAAAATGGGTATGCTGGCCATGACGCTTCCCATTTTTTTCGGTGGCGTGGCAGGATGTGGTCCATCTGTTGATTCTTCTTCAGTTAGTGAAACCTCACAAAACGCGATAGAGAAAAAACTATATTACTTTACCTGGTCAGATTATGTTGACCAAGTCCTTCTCGATGGCTTTAAGGCGAAAACCGGAATCACGGTGGTGGTCGATACCTTTAGTAGCAATGAAGAGTTGTTAGCGAAAGTGCAGAGCGGAATGTCGGGATATGATGTGGTAGTTCCCTCAGATTTTATGGTCTCCATCATGGCGCACCAGGGTTTGCTGGCGAAGTTGGATCACCAAAAAATTCCGAATATTCAATTTATTGAAACCTTTCTTAAGAAACTTCCCTTTGACCCTGCGCAAGAATATGCCGTGCCTTATTTCTGGGGCACAGTAGGTATTGGATACGATTCCGACGTGATCGACGAACCGCCCAGGAGTTGGGACATTTTGTGGGATTCCCGGTTCAAAGGGCGAATCAGTATGCTCAATGATCAGCGGGAAGTGTTCGGAATGGCCCTGCGATCATTGGGGTATTCCTTGAATAGTCAGGATCCTATGCGAATTGAACAAGCTAAACAAAAACTTATCGCACAAAAACCGTTAGTGAGAATGTATACGAGTGAAACTTTCGATCATCTATTGGTGTCGGGAGATATTGTGTTGGCCCATGCTTGGGGAGGTCCGGTGGCTCGGGCCATGCAGGAGCGCCCGTCAATTCAATATGTGGTTCCTCAGGAAGGCGGAACCATCTGGACAGATTGCTTGGTGGTACTGGAATCATCATCGCGTAAATCGATGGCCTGGAAGTTTATTGACTATCTCATTGAGACCGAAGTCGCTCATGCCACTTCGGAACGACTGCTTTTTGCATCCGCGAATCGATTGGTCAAAAGTCTCGTTGCTCCATCTGTAAGAAATAATCCTGCGGTATATCCTCCCCAAGAGGTGATTGATCGAATGGAGTGGATGGTCGATACTGGTGAGGCTATCCGATATTATGACCGGGCTTGGACAGAGCTCAAAGTACATTGA
- a CDS encoding ABC transporter permease, giving the protein MTSRSKWLRGLSVGTLLFLYGPILVILVFSFNVSKMSVVWEGGSLYWYRQLAGDHSLWLATRHSLVIGGVSTLVSLMLGIGSAVILERRRIMGQPLVEGILLLPLVIPEIMLGVALLLFFVLIKWPLGLTTVIIGHCVFNLPLVIMVLRARLRKINPVWDAAARDLGATPWQAFIYVTFPLLRPAIWGAGLMAFTLSLDDFVVTFFTTGPGATTLPLKVFSMMRTGITPEINALSAVLVTVSMLFIGVSLVLQRK; this is encoded by the coding sequence ATGACTTCCCGCTCGAAGTGGCTTCGGGGATTGAGTGTAGGGACCTTGTTATTTTTATATGGCCCTATTCTGGTCATTCTTGTTTTTTCCTTTAATGTCTCAAAAATGTCTGTGGTTTGGGAGGGTGGCTCTCTATATTGGTACCGACAATTAGCCGGAGATCACTCCTTGTGGCTAGCCACTCGCCATTCATTAGTGATTGGAGGAGTGTCCACCTTGGTGTCGTTGATGCTGGGCATTGGCTCCGCTGTGATATTGGAACGGAGGCGAATTATGGGACAGCCCTTAGTCGAAGGAATCCTCCTGCTTCCCCTGGTTATTCCAGAAATAATGTTAGGCGTAGCTCTATTATTGTTCTTTGTTCTTATCAAATGGCCCCTTGGCTTAACCACGGTGATCATTGGTCATTGTGTGTTTAATTTGCCCTTGGTGATTATGGTATTGCGAGCGAGGCTTCGGAAAATTAACCCCGTCTGGGACGCCGCCGCTCGCGATTTGGGTGCAACTCCGTGGCAAGCCTTTATCTACGTCACTTTTCCATTGCTTCGTCCAGCTATTTGGGGTGCAGGTTTGATGGCCTTTACCCTATCTTTGGATGATTTTGTGGTAACCTTTTTTACGACCGGACCTGGAGCCACGACTCTGCCTCTCAAAGTTTTTTCTATGATGCGAACCGGGATTACCCCTGAAATTAATGCGCTTTCTGCGGTTTTGGTCACAGTTTCCATGTTGTTCATTGGGGTGTCGTTGGTGTTGCAACGAAAATAA
- a CDS encoding ABC transporter permease, translated as MNISPFRPQSWLLFPTLLVLGVFFCLPLLLMFGVSLASRGLYGGIEWTMTFENYQRLADPLYWNIYGRSLVLAGATTLVCLVAGFPLAMVMARSSARMQTILLILVMIPFWTNFLVRTYAWMFLLRTEGLFNTVLLHLNIIDVPLDLLYTNGAVFIGLVYGYLPFMILPLYVAIERISPSFEEAAADLYASRWSVLRYVVMPLAKPGIVVGCILVFIPSLGAFITPHLLGGGQSMMLGTLIQHEFLVVRDWPFGSAISFLLMGLVLVVSVPVFQGQKLWGKP; from the coding sequence ATGAACATCTCTCCTTTTCGCCCACAATCATGGCTTCTGTTTCCTACACTCCTTGTTTTGGGGGTTTTTTTCTGTCTTCCCTTGCTCCTCATGTTTGGCGTGAGTTTGGCCTCTCGTGGGTTATACGGGGGTATTGAATGGACGATGACATTTGAGAATTATCAGCGTCTAGCTGACCCCTTATATTGGAATATTTATGGGCGTTCATTGGTCCTCGCAGGGGCGACCACTCTCGTCTGTTTGGTGGCAGGATTTCCGTTGGCCATGGTGATGGCCAGATCGTCCGCTCGAATGCAGACGATACTGTTGATACTGGTGATGATTCCTTTTTGGACGAACTTCCTCGTGCGCACGTATGCGTGGATGTTTCTGCTCAGGACTGAAGGCTTGTTCAATACAGTGCTTCTGCATTTGAACATCATCGATGTCCCACTTGATTTGTTATATACCAATGGTGCGGTATTTATTGGATTAGTGTACGGGTACCTACCGTTTATGATCCTGCCGTTGTATGTCGCCATTGAACGGATTAGCCCTTCCTTCGAGGAGGCTGCCGCTGATTTGTATGCAAGTCGCTGGTCAGTGCTTCGCTATGTGGTGATGCCTTTGGCAAAACCAGGTATCGTCGTTGGATGTATCCTGGTGTTTATTCCATCATTGGGCGCATTTATTACTCCTCATTTATTGGGAGGCGGGCAGAGCATGATGCTTGGGACGCTCATTCAACATGAGTTTTTGGTTGTACGGGATTGGCCCTTTGGCTCGGCCATTTCCTTTTTGTTAATGGGATTGGTGCTAGTAGTGAGTGTTCCGGTTTTTCAAGGTCAAAAACTCTGGGGGAAACCATGA
- a CDS encoding ABC transporter ATP-binding protein gives MPSDNNPIVQVEALTKHHGDTLAVDGLSFDVRNNEFFSILGPSGSGKTTTLRLIAGLLQPDEGDIFVNGQSMKGLPPNRRPVNTVFQDYALFPHMTVWDNVAFGLRMQGVAGAEVVERVGSVLDIVQLPNKGGRLPSELSGGEQQRVALARALVNRPAVILLDEPLGALDQQLRQDMQRELKYIQAQVGGTFICVTHHQAEALFMSDRVAVLNEGRLMQIGKPEDLYAQPSSLFVAEFVGRSNRLEGEVILTHDSHSLFQSYDLPSMRIPHTSRTLAGRKSVMILRPEQLTLSRKNECGFGENCLESQIDQAFYLGEAMQYVITVAPHVSWTVQGPVHDDRAARFRPGEKAFVRWGVQHGLLFPQ, from the coding sequence ATGCCCTCAGATAATAATCCCATCGTTCAAGTCGAGGCGCTTACGAAACATCATGGGGATACGTTGGCGGTAGATGGTCTTTCCTTTGATGTACGAAATAACGAATTCTTTTCCATTTTAGGTCCCAGTGGGTCAGGAAAGACTACGACCCTACGATTGATTGCTGGCCTTTTACAGCCAGACGAAGGCGATATTTTTGTCAATGGACAATCAATGAAGGGGTTGCCTCCAAATCGACGTCCGGTGAACACGGTCTTTCAGGATTATGCATTATTTCCTCACATGACCGTTTGGGATAACGTGGCTTTCGGGTTGCGCATGCAAGGTGTGGCGGGTGCTGAGGTTGTAGAGAGAGTTGGCAGCGTGTTGGATATTGTTCAGTTGCCGAACAAAGGGGGGCGGTTGCCTTCGGAATTATCAGGAGGGGAGCAACAGCGTGTAGCATTGGCGAGAGCGTTGGTCAATCGCCCGGCCGTGATTCTTTTGGATGAGCCGCTAGGGGCTCTCGACCAACAACTTCGTCAGGATATGCAACGAGAGTTGAAGTACATTCAGGCCCAAGTAGGGGGCACCTTTATTTGTGTGACTCATCATCAAGCCGAGGCCCTCTTCATGTCCGATCGGGTCGCGGTACTGAACGAAGGGCGACTGATGCAAATTGGAAAGCCTGAAGATTTGTATGCTCAACCGAGTTCATTGTTTGTAGCCGAATTCGTCGGTCGGTCCAATAGGCTGGAAGGTGAAGTGATATTAACCCATGATAGTCATAGTCTATTCCAATCATATGACCTTCCCTCCATGCGGATCCCGCACACCTCTCGGACCCTGGCTGGAAGAAAATCAGTCATGATTCTTAGACCAGAACAGCTGACGTTGTCTCGCAAAAACGAATGTGGATTTGGTGAAAATTGTCTAGAATCTCAAATTGATCAGGCTTTTTACCTTGGCGAAGCTATGCAGTACGTAATAACTGTGGCTCCCCACGTATCGTGGACCGTGCAGGGACCGGTTCATGATGATCGTGCAGCACGGTTTCGTCCTGGTGAAAAGGCATTCGTTCGCTGGGGAGTGCAACACGGACTACTTTTTCCACAATAG
- a CDS encoding carboxypeptidase regulatory-like domain-containing protein yields the protein MQLGIFTLGLVLTISLGTGTGWTYEEISVTDGGTLTGKITLKGDVPKPKGYNLVTLPDAVYCGRISTGTGWRLLQPFVIGPEGGFKNVVVYLQNIKQGKSFDYTPPLIEAIDCKFEPYISVVRDRQGIKVVNKDPVFHDIQGYETSKRGARVLFNTPLPMSKRLRQKDFLDGKTVKNRAGKVITQPIKMGKGRNLFVMQCGFHAYMESWAFVAANPYYSLSAADGSYSISNIPPGTYKVLVWHPMVNEEFTVTLEAKGTTELPIEIDAPRGRLYANEVSEGTRFGVELLGESTIKPTVELQTY from the coding sequence ATGCAATTGGGGATTTTTACTCTGGGTCTTGTTCTCACAATCAGTCTGGGAACGGGAACTGGTTGGACCTATGAAGAAATTTCCGTCACTGATGGAGGAACATTAACCGGAAAAATCACGCTTAAAGGAGACGTGCCAAAACCCAAGGGATACAATTTAGTCACCTTACCCGACGCAGTGTATTGTGGTCGGATTTCCACAGGAACTGGATGGCGCCTCCTACAACCTTTTGTCATCGGTCCTGAGGGCGGATTCAAAAATGTCGTTGTCTACCTTCAAAATATCAAACAGGGAAAATCCTTCGATTATACACCACCGCTCATTGAGGCCATCGATTGTAAATTTGAGCCCTATATTAGTGTGGTTCGTGACCGCCAAGGTATTAAGGTCGTGAACAAAGACCCTGTCTTCCATGATATTCAAGGCTATGAAACCTCAAAACGTGGCGCCAGAGTTCTGTTTAACACTCCGCTGCCCATGAGTAAACGGCTGCGTCAAAAAGATTTCCTAGATGGAAAAACCGTGAAGAATCGAGCAGGGAAAGTCATAACACAACCCATCAAAATGGGAAAAGGCCGTAACTTGTTTGTCATGCAGTGTGGGTTTCATGCCTACATGGAAAGCTGGGCTTTTGTGGCTGCCAATCCCTACTATTCGCTGAGTGCCGCGGATGGATCATACTCCATCTCAAACATTCCACCTGGAACCTACAAAGTCCTCGTCTGGCACCCAATGGTAAATGAAGAATTCACAGTCACCCTCGAGGCAAAGGGAACCACGGAATTACCTATTGAAATCGATGCACCCAGGGGCCGGCTATACGCCAATGAAGTAAGTGAGGGAACGAGGTTTGGGGTAGAATTATTGGGCGAATCAACAATCAAGCCCACGGTGGAACTGCAAACCTATTAA
- a CDS encoding pentapeptide repeat-containing protein translates to MANKEHLSILKQGQQAWEQFRKEHPSIHPDLSSANLTGWNLIGFDFSAANLADANLSQANLTKAVLIGANLAEANLFGIDLTQAILKQANLNEVDAEHLTATNADFTHATLVKSDLSKGNLNGANFSNANLHLTNFQGATLKLASLQNTKLREANINNATLSDADLLGADLGQSSLINANLKGANLADTSLVQTNLQGCCLEHVKNLSEERLAKAKTLIQATMESCLHERMAEKYPRLFGN, encoded by the coding sequence ATGGCTAACAAAGAACATCTTTCCATTCTTAAACAAGGGCAGCAGGCCTGGGAGCAGTTTCGGAAAGAACATCCTTCAATCCATCCTGATCTCTCGAGTGCCAATCTTACGGGGTGGAACTTGATAGGTTTTGATTTCTCTGCCGCTAATTTGGCGGATGCCAACCTGAGCCAAGCCAATCTCACCAAAGCCGTTTTGATCGGTGCTAATTTAGCCGAGGCCAATTTATTCGGAATCGACCTGACTCAGGCAATACTCAAACAAGCAAACTTGAATGAAGTTGACGCCGAACATCTTACGGCCACTAACGCTGATTTTACCCATGCGACTTTAGTCAAATCGGACTTATCAAAAGGCAACCTCAATGGAGCCAACTTTTCTAATGCCAACCTGCATTTGACGAATTTTCAAGGCGCTACCCTAAAACTTGCCTCCCTTCAAAACACCAAGCTTCGAGAGGCAAACATAAATAATGCGACATTGTCCGATGCAGACTTGCTTGGCGCTGATCTCGGACAATCTTCTTTAATTAACGCCAATCTGAAGGGAGCTAATCTCGCAGACACATCTTTAGTTCAAACTAATCTTCAGGGTTGCTGCCTAGAACACGTCAAAAACCTTTCCGAAGAGCGATTGGCCAAAGCAAAAACTCTTATCCAAGCCACCATGGAATCTTGTTTGCATGAACGAATGGCCGAAAAATATCCAAGACTTTTTGGGAATTGA
- a CDS encoding NAD(P)-dependent oxidoreductase: MMNGQDRIGFVGVGRMGANMARRLKDTGYDLVGIYDSVETLAESLAEELECDVCANPAEIADRVDIIFTVVTNDSAMRMIFDPDAPLSLVQHAQGRIFINCATVSPRIHQDIEQWINTRGGESLEACMASSITQAREGTLYLMCGGKRQVFERVKPILNDLSVALRYVGPAGEAAKVKALVNMVMNANTVALAEGLGLGAALGVDIQMLREIFSQTGAASRVLETDGADMEARDHECYFSAEHAAKDSRIALTLAEEMGLNLPVAKATSEQYQCLLEVGKGHLDKSAIAELTFPGRL; the protein is encoded by the coding sequence ATGATGAACGGTCAAGATCGAATAGGTTTTGTTGGTGTTGGACGAATGGGTGCAAATATGGCAAGACGCCTCAAGGATACAGGGTATGACCTGGTGGGTATCTATGATAGCGTTGAAACCCTAGCGGAATCGTTGGCTGAGGAACTGGAATGTGATGTCTGTGCAAACCCCGCGGAAATTGCGGACCGAGTTGATATCATTTTTACAGTGGTAACCAATGACTCCGCGATGCGAATGATTTTTGACCCAGATGCACCTTTAAGCCTTGTGCAGCATGCCCAGGGCCGGATCTTTATCAATTGTGCCACAGTGTCTCCTCGCATCCATCAAGACATTGAGCAATGGATTAATACGCGAGGAGGCGAGAGCCTTGAAGCTTGCATGGCCAGCAGCATTACCCAGGCACGTGAGGGAACGTTGTATTTGATGTGTGGGGGGAAGCGGCAAGTGTTTGAGCGCGTGAAACCTATCCTTAATGATTTAAGTGTGGCCCTGCGCTATGTGGGGCCTGCCGGGGAAGCGGCCAAAGTTAAGGCGCTTGTGAATATGGTCATGAATGCGAACACTGTGGCCTTGGCTGAGGGGTTGGGGTTAGGGGCGGCCTTAGGTGTCGATATCCAAATGTTGCGGGAAATATTTTCTCAAACCGGAGCGGCTTCTCGGGTATTGGAAACAGATGGCGCCGACATGGAGGCTCGTGATCATGAATGTTATTTTTCAGCTGAGCATGCTGCGAAAGATTCGCGTATTGCGTTAACATTGGCTGAAGAGATGGGGCTGAATTTGCCTGTGGCTAAAGCCACGAGTGAACAATATCAATGTCTTTTGGAAGTTGGGAAAGGGCATTTGGATAAATCGGCCATTGCCGAATTAACGTTTCCCGGCCGGTTATAA
- a CDS encoding carboxypeptidase-like regulatory domain-containing protein — protein MTSWTKGILVLILALGMIGGTASLSLAVYGDGAGDGGQLTDSKGKPMANVKVRITQRNPDGTRTVRETETDDRGFFMLPWTGGPVTNLQFGSGGKWYTFGGPFHDMREVLPSERPGTCSECEILDFHLPDADSVASAPSDGVWVTGASGHGGDFPRYKLGINYGYKFGRMNTTLDRGGNISDGDDIIVGQSELRFDGRVYYGPLFNLGYLGNFGNLGNFLFGPLGNVGNIGNVGKIGISDCYGGVQVGIGVSAKDTGLNKDEHPGTPDGRKDTFLKQKYKGSIKPYVGCKVADFNNFGYFNLQAGPTFSFWEYVFMSDEAGNLRENQLDDTKLGASFGVEYNNHFDYGNLGGLLGPRDQIYGGLQLSYWTEYVEGFDVRTVSPLPATYISAVEGAWISTFYAGWGMYF, from the coding sequence ATGACGAGCTGGACCAAAGGAATCCTTGTTTTGATATTGGCCCTTGGCATGATTGGGGGAACGGCTTCTCTCAGTCTTGCTGTGTATGGTGATGGTGCTGGGGATGGAGGCCAACTCACGGATTCAAAAGGCAAGCCCATGGCCAATGTTAAGGTGCGGATTACGCAGCGTAATCCTGATGGGACAAGAACAGTGCGAGAGACAGAAACCGATGATCGCGGGTTTTTTATGCTGCCTTGGACGGGTGGACCGGTCACGAACCTCCAGTTCGGCTCTGGAGGGAAGTGGTATACCTTTGGTGGGCCGTTCCATGATATGAGAGAGGTACTCCCTAGCGAGAGGCCTGGGACCTGTTCGGAGTGCGAAATTCTCGATTTCCATTTACCTGATGCGGATTCGGTGGCAAGTGCACCCTCCGATGGGGTATGGGTGACCGGAGCAAGTGGGCATGGCGGAGATTTTCCCAGATATAAATTAGGCATTAACTATGGGTACAAGTTTGGGAGAATGAATACTACCCTAGATCGTGGTGGAAACATTAGTGATGGTGATGACATCATCGTAGGGCAAAGTGAACTTCGGTTTGATGGCAGGGTGTATTACGGCCCCCTTTTCAACCTTGGGTATTTGGGTAACTTTGGGAATTTAGGGAACTTTCTATTTGGTCCCTTGGGTAATGTAGGCAACATTGGCAATGTCGGAAAAATCGGTATATCCGATTGCTATGGAGGGGTTCAAGTTGGAATTGGCGTAAGCGCTAAGGATACTGGTCTAAATAAAGACGAACATCCCGGAACTCCAGATGGCCGTAAAGATACTTTCCTAAAACAAAAATATAAGGGTTCGATCAAACCCTATGTTGGTTGCAAGGTCGCGGATTTCAACAATTTTGGATATTTTAATCTGCAGGCTGGGCCAACCTTTAGTTTTTGGGAATATGTCTTTATGTCAGACGAAGCTGGTAATCTGCGGGAGAATCAATTGGATGATACCAAGCTGGGTGCTTCTTTTGGCGTGGAATACAACAATCATTTTGATTACGGAAACTTGGGCGGGTTGTTGGGACCGAGAGATCAGATCTATGGAGGTCTTCAACTCAGTTACTGGACCGAATACGTTGAGGGTTTTGATGTGAGGACCGTTTCTCCTCTGCCCGCTACTTACATTTCAGCTGTTGAAGGTGCATGGATCAGCACCTTTTACGCGGGTTGGGGTATGTATTTCTGA